The DNA segment TTAATCTTAAACTAACGTTAGAtagtacaattttaaaaacttcatgTATCTTGAACAATTTGCTCCTcttggcagtggcgtggcgtgaattatgGACTTTCGATACATCCCCATTtaaatccgtggtaaagaatcgattattaaggtgttcgctgcgaacaccctgtttatcgatccttttccataggtttaaatggcatataaatcgatatatcgcaattcacgccacgccactgactctcGGGTATAACACAAACCGTTTAGAATAACAGATGATAAATCAGGATTTTCGCAAgaagcaccttaataatcgattctttaccatagattcaaatggggaaatattgattatcgatcattcacgccttgctgTGATCAAACCGGAGGGGAAAtgttctttcaaagtttttctgaAATGATCGTTACACTCTGGAGTTAAAAGAATCTACCCTGGCTAACAATGCCTGTATTGTGAAAACGCTTATGTATAATCGTTCAAAAAGTGTATTTGCTAGTACCAACAGTACGGCTAACCCAAATGGCTGTTGTGCACCAACTCATCGGTACGCGGATagaaaaacctcgtgcgtgggacccgaagtttaggtcatatgtatctctgaagttttcggattgagcatctgaacactttaggtctagctgtcgaggtccggatcacacatctgaaacttcaattcttacatctagagtacttcagatgtgagaaccgaagtttttcggatgtgaaaaccgaagtacttattcagatgtaagaactgaagattcagatgtgtgatccaaacctcagcagctggacctaaagtgttcagatgctcaatccgaaaacttcagagatccatatgacctaaacttcgggtcccacgcacgaagttttttttctccatgtaccTACTGTACAGGACTCTTCTTGAAGTACTCAACAGCAATCAGGATCCGGTCTTAATGCATCAGCCAACCGCTGCTGGTGAAGTCCATATTGACTGCTTAGCCAATCCAGAACTCTCGTAGCTATCGATTTATTTTTTGGACGAATGCCTTTCAAAGAGCAGTGACAGACCGGGCACGCAGGATGCTTCATGAGCATGAATGCTTCGTCGGTTATGGCTCCAGCGCATGTGAAACATACCTCGTGACCGCATTCCTCCAATACTGACTGCGTCTTCCGTTTAGAGCATATGCAACAAGCTGCGGGTTGAAAATAAACACATCTTTAAGAAAATTGCCTGTCTTTAATGAGCCATGTGAGCCTTTAAACAATGctatatggatcgcatttagcttTACCTAGATCGCAACCAGCGCAATTGcagtgtttttcaaaattgtgcaacttcttctttttcttttaaaaatacttaatatgtgtacagcattaaaatttacacacttattttgctttaaaattaacaagtaTTTGGTAGGAAGCAAAAACTGTTTGCAATTCTGGGGGATTCATTTTAGATAATTATGGAGAAGTGACATATTTATCACGCACTGTAAACGCGCTGGTCCCTTTTtgttaaatgcgatccatatctCTTCTAATAAGAacaaattttctaggaaaattgagaatattttccttcaaacaatttgttcgcaatttaatttaaatcatatgaaaatttaaagaaaaaacatacatgatttttcttaaaatacgtGTTTATCCGAGTTTTATAGCAATTCTCTGATATCTATGCGCTGTTCTTCCTTAGTGTggcagtacactggaaaaaaacacattggatcttgagtccaggctcctaaaaacatcgtcaagaaaaagtactcttgatttaatcagaatctagcttaaatcaagaatcaagcctcttaatttaagcggatttcgttttgattcaagcaaaaatccgattgaatcaagtgtattttttcttgtcaatgttttcaagagtctggactctagatccaatgtggttttatTCCCCCCAGTGTAGGGTACCGTGCTAGGAGAAACGCCGCCGTATAAATATCCGGATGTTGCAAAATACCCCTTTTTACGAAATTTACGAACATTTTTccattacaaattttcaggtactgTAGATTTCATTACAAATAGAATTCACtgtaaaatgggggggggggggataaccATGAGTTTTATATAAGACGTAGCTCTTCTTTCTAAGCTGCATGGATATGCTACcacatcgatggctaaagtgcgaaaccttgTAAATCCATTGCGGCGTTTCATTACTTTcgctcgtattttattttttcgaagagaagaaaaccaattttatagatcaaaatttttatagaaaattctgCTAACAACGGAAGAGAcccaaggaagttttcaagagataacgttgactaattttccaaagaaaaattaaagtgtgacaggaagtatATGCAGCGTCACTAACAGAGTTACTTCGTTTCGCACCACAGCCATTGATATACCGAACAAAACCCTGGAACTTCCGGGTTCACAATCCTAACAGTCTGATCGGCATGAAGCACCAAACTTTGGAGTTTATGATTGACCTTTTTTCATAGGTGTACACTCTGACAAAGttgtaaatgttttttacaTTAATTGTAGTAAATCTTGATTCCATATTGGTAACtaggaaaaataatattttatgaatgaactTACCGCTTTCATCCTTGTCGGAACATCGTTCATCTCTTGGGTCTAGAACatcttcaactttttcaaaagaaactgGAGCTGGTGAAAACCTTCTTCTATCATTTGCTGGTGCAAAACAAAACCGTAAAAGgaaatatatattattctctttttttgtgttttctttccgtaagatatttatacttttttaattACTTCTAAAATCTTTGTTGTTTGCTCGGCTGCAGCCATTAAAAAATATCCATGTAATTATGACTGATACTGTCAGCGAATATCAGTTCATAACTCACTTCAAACTATCTACAGTTTTCGAAAGAGGGTGATCACAAATGAGTTCTTTTCTACGCATGTTGGTCGACTGGGTGGTCCGTCACAAGATCTTATTTTGACGGTTTATGGTCACGaattagcaaaaattaaatacaaagGTCAGTCTAGGGAGCAAGTCCCAATAGACAtcagcggatccagcaaattggcaacattgtttttctccatttaatcctatggaaatgtatcgatttttggggggccaggtgctccgataagaatcgatcaCTTAACACAGgtctaaatggaggaaacccggtgttgccgaattgccaattggacgtatttctatcaaacggaactgagcgccaCCGGGGGaggaaaggaggggggggggggcttggattggcgagTGTTGCGAAACGCGATGTTCGTTCCTTCCTATACTgacaatgcttttccatggcgcccagttccatttgacagaacgcgctatccgggattctaaaattcaTCAagaggaactcaatttggcgcttagttccgtttaacagaactacgtccaatggaccactagataaggtacgaatttcagcattctgatacatgtttcttaaccgaaattttacgcaaaacacgatgcacacaacgaaaattaccgaaattaactcctgacgaagatatttaatgattcttgatgcgtcaattcaaaccacccgctcatgaaaactcaatgctctacgtgattcatatcgcgcgctaaacgtttatcatgacagtctctgcgatataaaaatctggcaacctcaatcttgacgctttggctcagttatagcaaattgctaatagtttgaacaacacatggcggaaaatgaacattgctcgattgagaagcttgctgaaaccgttgtagtgcgcgatttgactcacgtagagctttgagtttcttgtgagtgggcagttcaaattcctcgtaaccaatgtgaaataaaaacgttaatatcttcgttaagagttggtttcagtgattttcgttgtgtggatcgttttctacgtgaaattctggttaagaaacatgtatcagatcgcttaaattcgtaccttgtctagtggtccattgctagATCCGCTTCTGCCAATAGAATACCAAGGGAACCACTGTCCGGTTTCCAATCTAAATTTTTCATAACTTGCTTTTGCGGAGAGGAAGTACTTACCCCGAATGACTCTTCTCAGCCGTCTGTAGACTTCATCCGCAGGTTGCGCTCCCTGTGGGTTGGCCAGGAGATCTTTTCTCTGCCACGTCATCCTCCTCATGGCTTGGCCTACAAAAAGAAaacagcggggcgattattgaaatttatagacaaagctatagacagaggagacaaaagagatatggagagattctattggtggaagcgggtggttgcaatagacaaaggaggtaggaaatagactaactaacggcaaccgacgagaGACTCGACAGTAAGTCTATCAGTTTATCcttttgtctataggaaccacccatttcaaccaataggatcgctccgtactccctatgtcttctttgtctatagctttgtccatcaatttcaataatcagtccgcagttAAATTTATAGCTCTTCTTAGATTGAACCGGGCCCTTTAGAACCAAAGCTGGCTGCGATTTAATGGAATCCATATTTTCaattacgtagcatggtgtcaacgatcatggtgtcaacgaacagtttttctaagtttttgttgataCCACgatcatacaaaaaaaaattctgactccTGTGagatgatcacggtgtcaacgaaattcaaaacttccctctataacatctttcaaattttaagtcttgtttttcttgtgttatttactctaacctaaacctaacctaacttaacttTACCCAACTTTACCTCACAAGACCTAACCCACTTTCACTGTGCTTAACTTTCTCCGACCTTAACTTACGTAACTTTAACCTTACTTGCCTAATCTAACCTTATATGTCCTAACCTAAGCTAACCTTGCGACTTGCTAGCGCGTTGGCCTCATTAATGTGATCCAGGTTTTCTATCCTGGCCAATCGGCCCTGATACTAAATtaggttgcaaatttttaacccaaagatttggtcagcgtaaccaaaaaaaaattaatcaaaaaatatcgattccaCGTCTAGGCTACGTTGTGTTCTACTTCTCTTTTGACGGCCCgacagacaaggtacgaatctaAGCTCGAAGATATAAGTTTTCTCatcgaaatttcacgaaaaagaCAGTTTGTgcgaaaaaattcctgaaaatcatTGAGAATCCTGTCATAACCATTGTGGTGCggaatttgattcaagtagactctgCTTTTCTTGTGtgcgagaaatttaaattcttCGTAACCGCACCAATGCTAAATAGTAgcgtttttttcttgattttcagaAATTGTCATCGAAATCCAATCGCGTTCTACGTGAGATTTTGAAGACAAAAAATGCATCATAGTGCCTAAATGcttaccttgtctattggtccattaggttgttatttttatatttcgATGACTACAGCTCACCTGTAACTGGATGATGGAAGATTTCTCGCTTTACTAGATACGGCATGTAACCGTCAGAGGACTGCAACGCAATCATGACTGGGACAAAGAGGAAGATATGAGAATTCAACGTCGGATTCACTTCCGTCGTCACCATCACACCGTCCTCTGGCTGATCAAACATCACTCGCGAGtttaaaatttgtgttggtAATGCTAATGATTCAAGttgagatgatgatgatgatgatgacgatgacgacgaagataatgatgatgatgatgatgatgatgatgatgatgataaagaTCGCTCAGGTCTGCTCCTATCATGGGAGGCTCTTCGCCGACTCGTCGGAGATCGTAATGCTCTTTTCTGCGCAGGTGTTGGGCTGTCTCCTTGGACTCGATCTAGAAATAACCACGACGATGGGTTACATGTAGGCAGAATAGGGAATTTCTGAATGGGGGAGAGGGCAGAAGGGTACCTCATGAAAAGTGTaccaagaaataaaaaaaaaaacaaaaaaaaaacacgggtATACGGTTACcacggtagtaatgtcacacgggattccacggtagtagaatCGTGGACTTGAGTAAGATCAGTGGTGAGCATAGTAGCATAACTAAATGTAGTCCaatggtacacggactttatgtccacttttttttacgtccacagacttttcgtccacaatttttacgtccacagttctaaagcccttACTATTGTtggggaataatcaatgcagatagtgcaaacatttcaaaatcatgagttgaaaaatgctgactccgcgagtttaaatattagagtctaacacagagcggagcggcgtgttagcagcgcagaacgcgcactggtgcctacaaacctaacgggatacttcacgcattgcgcaacgcgtgaagtatcccgttaggtttgtaggcgcctatgcgcgtgtcatgctggttgcctgccgcgccgcaacgctttaagcaactatttcgcgtcagaggcgttgcacagtatcctacaagattgaaggcgcacgaaataactagtgaaagaggactttcaattttgactgcatctgtctactgaaaaatgtttaatttggcattggagcgtttcctaggctcccgctttggttttcatcttatcatatccgtacagtgtacacatgaacatacgtttttatctgctcttagagtctgttctctttcatgacttgattcatgaatgaaatgtttttaagaatgaaggtagtagtagtatgcatttatttttgaggtggttcctgtcatttaaatgagaaggaaaaaatgtggacataacatgtccacaatttggacaattttggacatattcatggttggacattaaatcatgtggacttaataaagactggacttaacgtttagtggacatgaatagcggtggacatttatttaatggacgagaGGTAGGTGGACATGAAGTCCTGGAAGTGCTCTccgttaaactcggtccaaatgtttGTGATCtttatatggactacattttgcaatttggaactataaattctagcctggtttaaaaacaacgtatgtgctattagtttccctatgcacataagtgtttgtCCAGAAGAGCTGGAATCCATAGTtccagattgcaaaatgcagcccaattAACCATGCTTATAGTAGCATTATGAATCGTGCTCCCAGTAATATTACCGTGGACACGGTAACATCACCGTGCTCATCATTACAAGTATCAAAACCATCAAGCGGTTCTACTACCTTGAAATCCCGTGTGGCATTACCACCGTGGTTAACGTattatcaaaaggaaattcgatTATGCGGATGATGTCCTTTGTTTTTTTGCCGTTTAACCGCAGTGATAATATAAAACACTTATATTTTGATCAGAGGTTGATTGTCAGACGTCCCTTTGTGCTATTCGTTCttctagtgaaattttgatgagaaatcaCGGAGTGTTGTGATTTAATTCATACAATTCGTGTGATGATGGTAAAGTGAATCTTGCGATCGATGAGTCATTACTTGAGTTATGATTTTCTAATTACACAATTGTAAAGAGTGGACATGGGAAAATTCACAGTGGATTTGGACATTATggtaacttttcaaaattgtgctGGCTTTATCTTGGTGCAAATAACAGTcgttttaaaattgttaaattcttgtttaattgataatttcgctttttttttttgttggacaAAATGGGAGATCAATGCGACTGAGCATTGTTCATCAAAAGGGGgcatctctttttttcatcaagataTGAAGTATCAGAAGACTTATTACAAGACGACACAtcgccaccttccggccaaagtatcacaagagccatgcgacgtttaaaaatttccgccgtcttctatttttttacagagaaatttttcaaaaaaactgtccgaaaatttatCTGAACTTCCTTTgcgctgccaataaaattcagtggaattttcgaacagattcaaccaacaattttgctgtaaaaaaataaaatggcggcggaaatgtaTAATCGTCGCATGgctcttgtgatacttcggtcGGAAGGTGATGACATCTTGATCGAAAAAAAGGGGCAACTCTAAATTTCGAGGAAcgacactgctgtgctaaggaagaacgccgtatgagccttcagaagttgccacgtttccttcgataaaaaccgaatttatcagaaaaattgtgtatatttttatccaaaactttttagacaattttgcgcgcaatctaatctaaaatatctgaaaatgtcaaggaaaatatgcatgaatgtcgtcagaAATGCAtgtcttatcaaaggaaatttggcaactctcgaatgttcatacggcgttcttccttagcacgacagaacagTCATATCGATGTCCCGTTTTGATCGATTCATTCTGATCGTGGAACAAAGTTTTAGGTGACATAGGTCAAGATTAACTGACTTGAGGTCGCTTGTTCATCCAGCTGCCGAGCTCGTCTCGTTCCCGGTTCGGAATTGCTCGATTTTGGAAAGTATCCGGCGTATCcctgctgaatttttctgtatCCTCTAttcctgtcaaattttcaaCCATACATATGAAAACGTCTCCCCATCTTCTGTCTCAGACGCAGCGTATTCAggacacatcgacggtgtaagtcggcaatcacataactcgtttgcggtgtctgaaaatctccgactctatattatttttttgaaggaaaacaaactgacatcattccttggagttcttgcagaattttcttcgcacagagaagaaacaagcaggaagctccaacgcattggcgtcggagagcggctctgggggcagtagttgtagtcaagaatgagggcctagacacattttgtcattgatgtacaatccgacaactgtcgattcatgttttgtaacttagcagatttacgtagccggtgtataaatgtgtattgggctttgatatggcgaatacatggcattatcacttgttgtatacttttaattttgaaagctctttggaggtccgcttcctaaaaaatctctggttgataagtcgtttagcgaggctgcaaaaaatttgcatttttatatctgaaagtgtaggtattggttttttgtataattgtttttttggattgctggaaaagtaacgcatacttctataatttaggactgagtcagggaaatataaggttcgttaaatagtaaatattcctagtaccgtgtgacactattgttaacgaaaagtttttgcaacttgtcaaagaggttgttgaatgatcttcgaataacttttgatgagctagaggtaatggttctatctgcagctcgtggacttctgtacgatattgtccagaatcatctaaattttcaaaaagtgtccgcttgttcgatacccaatttgctcattcatgcatacaaggagaagcgcatgaaagctttagcagacattttggagatgaatcaagaattagatgaagaatttatgacttaaatcacggcaccttaatcacgggatgaccttaattacggcaactatttattgtccatgagatgcagatggttccatttccctagctcatcaaaaggtattcgaagatcaatttcatcagccacccgtacgaaccacgtttctagtgacccgtacttgcttcgcacgtatgaaacatacaatcagagaaaacagaattcatcttacaataatcaataatcagtaggacatgaatcgttgcgatgtataatacgacattataatgcggcattactattgtaattcattttaatggattaggggcattataaatcattattgccacgtcggaatgaaatgttgtagactgaattgaaaagcatgttggcaaaatttattataaaaatagtataacatgtaggtacataacataaaggtaatacaaattaaatgattagagcgtgtatatttcattacattataggtatattacaatcatttttgtcattgttggaaattttgatagtttgaattttgatagttgatagttgatagtttgagagttgaaaatttggttattttatttagttaaggtgattcgatagacgccatattttgtgtcagaatggcatgcgacatatcccatcaattggttccattttttcatttacttatcatttttctccaattttaagtttcgcaattctgttttcaggagactaaagcactcacttatcaatttgtatatttatattgagttaagggtagagacgtattcctcaccggaattgaggaatggaggtgttacagtaagttcggcattaggttccatttcgacatcagcgacgatcaacgctacgatactg comes from the Bemisia tabaci chromosome 7, PGI_BMITA_v3 genome and includes:
- the LOC109030131 gene encoding uncharacterized protein → MSVQRTIHGTFTFKTFQIQETSTLDLQRLRSAVRERSQPIVNTAVNFWNRGYRKIQQGYAGYFPKSSNSEPGTRRARQLDEQATSNRVQGDSPTPAQKRALRSPTSRRRASHDRSRPERSLSSSSSSSSSSSLSSSSSSSSSSSSQLESLALPTQILNSRVMFDQPEDGVMVTTEVNPTLNSHIFLFVPVMIALQSSDGYMPYLVKREIFHHPVTGQAMRRMTWQRKDLLANPQGAQPADEVYRRLRRVIRANDRRRFSPAPVSFEKVEDVLDPRDERCSDKDESACCICSKRKTQSVLEECGHEVCFTCAGAITDEAFMLMKHPACPVCHCSLKGIRPKNKSIATRVLDWLSSQYGLHQQRLADALRPDPDCC